The DNA window CGGGCCGCGTCCACGAGCGACTCCACCGTGAAGGGCTCATCGCTCATCACCAGCACCACGCGCTCCACCCCCGAGCCCGTGAGCTCCCAACTGCCTTGCAGCCATTGCAGCTCCGAGCCCGCTTCCACCGATGCGCTGGTGCCGGACTCCGGATGAAGCGGCGTCACCTCGCCAATGGCATCCACCGACACCGCGGCCATGTAGCGGCGCGCGCTGACCTTGTAGCCCAGCATCACCCGCTCTCCGGGCTCCAGGGCTTCGGGGGAGTCGGGCCGGGCCTCGCGTTGAGGACCGGGTCCTCCACCGATGCGCAGCTCCGCCACGTTCCCATGTCCCTTGCTCCGGTCCCAACCGTGGCCTTGCGGCAACAGCGGGCGGGCCAGCACCACCACGAGCACCGACGCGGCCAGCGCCACCGTGGTGCCCACCCAGCGCCGAGGCGCCGGCTTCACCGCGTCCTGTCGCTGCTGCCGCTCCAGGGCCCGGGCCACTCCCGCCTCGAAGCGGTCGTAGGGATGCTCCTGCTCGAAACGCGTCTGATTCGATTCGATGCCACGCAGCACACTCCCACACGTGGTGCAGCTCGCCGCGTGGGCTCGGACGCGAGCGGCCTCGGTCAAGACCAGCTCACCGGCATGCAGGCGTCGCAGTGTCCATTCCGACTCGTGCGCGCTCATCGAACCCTCAGCTCCTCTCCGCCGAGCTCGGCGAAGTGCTCCAGCCGCTTGCGGATGGTGGGCACCGAACGCCCCAGCAACGCGGCCACCTCTTCCAAGGTCATCCCATCCACGTGGTAGTGAATCACCGCCGCCTGGGTCTCTGCATCCACTCGCGACAGCAGCCTGCGAACCAGGTCCCGGGTCTCCATCTCACCGGGACCTCCATGCGCCTCCGGGCGCGCGGCCTCGTCCCTCTCGAACCACCGCCGCCATCCCGCGCGCTCCGAGCGGAGCTGGTTCAGGCAGTGGTGCGTGGCGATCTTCATCAACCACGTCAGGGGAGACGCATCCGCGCGGAACTCATCCACGTGGGAGAGGGCGCGCGCGAAGACGTCATGCATCGCATCCTCCGCTCGCGCCTCGTCCTTCAACAGATAGCGGCAGCGCCCCAGGACGCTGCCGCCATGTCGTGTGTACAGCTCCCGTAGGAGGTCGCGCCGGTCCGGAAGTGGACCGCCTTGGATGACCCTGAGGGCTGGCTGCCGCGTCGCTGTCACACGAGAGAGACTACCGCGAGCCGCGCTACAGCGTGGAGTAGACCGCCGTGGGGAAGGCTCCGCAGGCGTTCACCGTGCCATGGCCGACATCCGGGCGGAAGCTCACCGCGAAGTAGACACTGAGGAAGCGGCCATCCCAACACTCGTTGACAGTCGCCTCGCCGAAGAGGTCTCCGCCTGACACCTTGATGTCCGAGCGACCCGCCCCCGTGCGCTCCCACCGGCTCTTGATGGCCAGTCGCTCCAGCTTCGAACGCGTCGGGTCCACATCCATGTTCTGCTTCACCACGTAGTCCAGCTCACCCCCGGCGCCCGGCGTCTGGGCGAAGCGGTAGTTCGCGCTCGCCTGCTCACCCGAGCTCGTGGACCGCGAGAAGTCCGCCTCCACCGTGGCCACCGCATCCGGCGCCTTGCGCGAGTAGCGGACCTCCAGAGTCGCGATGCCCTCCGGGCCGCCATTGTTGCCCGGCAGCGCGTTGCTCCGCTCCCAGTCGATGAGGAACTGCCCGGAGCCGTAGCCGGAGAGCCGCTCGCCATTCGCATCCTCGGCCGCCGTGTGCGAGCCGGAGAGCACTGCCTTGAAGGCGGTGTCGGGCTCGAGCTTGGCCTTGGCCTCCAGCACCCACGAATACGTGTCGCCTTGCGTGTGGGTGACGGTCAGCTTCCACGCGATGAGGCTCAGGGGCTGCGAGTGCGGACCCCACACGGCGACGTCGCCATTGATGGAGGTGGGCGGGTGCTTGACGATCTCCTCGATGAGGTTGAGCACCCCCAGCGTCCCGCCGTTGATGGTCGCCGCCGCCGCGACGGTGAGGATGTAGTACTCGGACGTCTGCCCGGCGCCGGCGTACTCGGTCGTCAGTCCCTGGCCCTTCGGAGCGGGCGAGTTCACCTCCACCATCTGCTTGGAGGGAACGCCCCCACGGAACGACGCCTCGTCCTG is part of the Myxococcus landrumus genome and encodes:
- a CDS encoding ACP synthase, with the protein product MSAHESEWTLRRLHAGELVLTEAARVRAHAASCTTCGSVLRGIESNQTRFEQEHPYDRFEAGVARALERQQRQDAVKPAPRRWVGTTVALAASVLVVVLARPLLPQGHGWDRSKGHGNVAELRIGGGPGPQREARPDSPEALEPGERVMLGYKVSARRYMAAVSVDAIGEVTPLHPESGTSASVEAGSELQWLQGSWELTGSGVERVVLVMSDEPFTVESLVDAARRAFTSADGDVERMTSLPVPGEQTHWMLLKP
- a CDS encoding RNA polymerase sigma factor; its protein translation is MTATRQPALRVIQGGPLPDRRDLLRELYTRHGGSVLGRCRYLLKDEARAEDAMHDVFARALSHVDEFRADASPLTWLMKIATHHCLNQLRSERAGWRRWFERDEAARPEAHGGPGEMETRDLVRRLLSRVDAETQAAVIHYHVDGMTLEEVAALLGRSVPTIRKRLEHFAELGGEELRVR